GGGACCACAGAACCGAGATGCACTTTAGACCAGCGTGTGTGAGTCCAGCTGCCACCGCCTGCCCCGCCAGGGCACTGGCCCGGCCTTCGGCAGGCCCCCCACTAACTTATTGTGCTCGGCTGGGGTTATGCGGGGCACCTCCCGGGGTGCACGATTCCCTCAGCTCTGGGtttaatgtattatatttatttgggGCTGACAGAGCCCCAATAAAGGGTTGGAAATGGCTGTGGCTGTGCCTGCGGGGCCCTGGGAGTGGGTGGGAGGCTCCCGTTGCACTCAGATCCCGCTGTGGTAGGAGGGGCGTACCGCCCATTTTCTGGGGCCACAGTCACTGACGCGACCTGGAATTCCTGAGCATCTTTCACAAGCTTTGCACCATCAGGGTCCAGTGTGGGGGCTGTGAGGACAGACTGGTGGCTGGTGGCTTGGTTCAGTCCTACCTCTGATACTTAGTGGGCATGTCACCTGGAGCAggtcaacctctctgagcttcggtTTCTTCTTCTGTACAATGAGCATAAGAATAGCAcctgttggggacttccctggtggcccagtggttaggactctgcgcttccactgcagggggtgtgggtttgatccctggtcagggaactgagatcctgcatgccctgctgcaaaaaaaaagaatagcaccTGTCTCCCAGGGTTGTTAGAAGTGAGTCGTTCTCGAACTTCAGctgcatcagaatctcctggagggCTCTTTAAAAAGCAGAATGCCGGACCCCACCCTCAGTTTCCGACTCGGCACGTCTGGGGTGAGTCTGCTGAGATCCTGCGCTTccagcaagttcccaggtgatgctgactgTCTagggaccccactttgagaaccgctTTATAAGGTTTCAAGGAGTTAATAAAGGTGGCTGCTTATAACAGGGTCTGCGCagagtaagtattcaataaatgttactatTATGGCAGAAAAATTGAGGGGAGAAAAAAGTAAGTCGTGGTGGGGACCAAGTATGTACCAGGCTCTGTGCCACGGTCTGatgttcatttaattctcacagttacTCCATGAGATGGAGACAAACAAATGGTTACATGCCTGGGGCCACTCAGCAGGGAGGCAAGGCCTAGCCCCTGGTGTCTCCACATTTAGATACAAGGGCCCCCTTCAGGACCCCATACCAGCCCGTCCAGGTTGTGGCCATCTGGACCCCATCTTACCCTTGTGGAAATGGGCCTAGAGGCAAGGTCTCAGTCCAGGTAGAACCTAGGTTTGTCTCACTCAAACCCTGTTCTGGTTCCAGAGTGAGTGAGGAGGGGTAAAGAGAGACCTTTGACAAGTCAGAGTCAGGCTGTAAGAATCTTAATTGATGGCTTGGGGCAGAGGACTGGAGGAGGGGCTGCATGGGGCAGGATGGACCACAGGTGACAAAGGGCAGAGCCAGCCTCCTCTAACCTCTAGCTATGTGATCATGGCAAGTTACccatcctgagcctcagtttcccacacctgtaaaatgggcataatggtAACACCCATCTTGTaggaagaattaaatgagttaatattagtaaagtgcttagaacagcaccaagcccatagtaggtgctcagccaACATCAGTTTGTAGAGCTGTCACTAGGTGCCCCTGCCTGGTGCCTACGACCTGTCCTCACTGTGCTTCTGCCTGCCACCCCCGATCAGAGGGGAGGGATCAGAACAGCAAGAGAGTTATTTTTTGCAGGGGAATTTCACAGCCTAGGAGGTGCTGGCACAAAGGCCCAGATCACAAAGGTATCTGGTGTTCCTGGCTTGGTGTCCCTGGCttgctctccctctgccctgggcCAGCCCCACCCTTGGTTCTTCTCGCCTGGCAAGGCTGCAGTGGGGAGATTCTGGAACTTCACCCCACCCAGAACTGGAGGTCAGGACCTGAGGAGCAACCCTCAGCCAAAAGTCTCCCACCCTGGTCTTGATGGAGCCTCCCCACCCTCATCCTCTCCATTTAGCAGACAAGCCCCCTGCCATTGCCTGGCAGGGTTCCAGATCCACCTGAAACCAGCTGCATGACCCTAGGCAAGGGAGTggccctctcagcctcagtttccctgtctgtaaaatgcgGATTAATAATAGAAGTGCAATAAATGTTTAGGGAGGTAGAAGTGAATCCAGCATACCAGAAGGGCTCTGTGCTTGGtggttatttattcatttgacgaatatttattgagcacctacaatgtgaCAGGCACAGTGGAAGGTGCTGGAGACGCAGTGGTGCACAGGACAGACAGTGTCCTCACCCTGGGGGAGCTTGTTTTCCAGGGTTGGAGGGACAAGCAGTGAATggagaaaaactatattataTAAAGAAGAGTATAATGTCAGGTAGTGACAActgctgtagaaaaaaaaaactagtaaagGAGGTCAAGTAAGGGACTGCGGAGGCAGTTTGTCCTGAGTGGACAGAGGGCCTGATGAAGGTGACATTAGAGCCAAGAGCTGCCGGAGGAGAGGAAGTGAGCCCTTTGGTTACCTAAGGGAAGAGTGGCCCAAGCAGAGGTGAGCAAGGGTGAAGGCTCTGAGGTGGGGATGATATTGGTGTATTGGGAACAGCAGGGGCCTGGACAGCAGCGGGGAGTGGCCGGGAGAGGGGAGTAGAAGATGACCTCAGAGACAAAGAGGGTAGCGGGGTCTTGAAGGGCCTTCCTCTTGAAACATGGCACCTCAAGTCCCCAGAGCCGACTTTCTGGTTTGGATCCAGGGTGCCCATCCTGCTTGAGAGGGGTCTGGAGTATTATGGGTAGCCCTAGCGTGACACCCCCCCATGCCCACTTGGGTTCCCACACAGTGACCTCCAGGCCGGAGTGCCAGGGGTCTGAGGGGGCGGTCACTTGGAGGTCCCAGCCAAGTTCCCCTCGAGATCCCATGGGGATGACCTCCATAATTTGAAGTCCGAAGCCCTGCCCGCAAACCGCTCTCCAAACCCTCTTTTAACTCTGAGGGTGACCTCTCCCAGACTCCAACACTGGGGCTCCCCGGAGTCTGGAGGGGTCGGACAACCAGACCGCGCGCCCCACGCCCGAAGCCGCGGTCCCTGCGCCACCGGGAGAGGCCGGTGCAGCGGGTGACTCCCGGGCCGCTGCGGCAAAGGCTGGGCAGCCGCGCCCTCCCCCCGCGGTGATTCATcccgccccctccctctccctcctccctcccgtggccgccgccgccgccgctgcagtGCGCCGGAGACCGCGGCCCGCGCCCAGGCGCGCCCGAGCTGGAGCGGGGCCGGGGTCCGCGCACCTGGCGAATGTGTTCGGCTGCGCGCGCCAGCGCAACAGCCCGAGCAGCGGCCGCCGCCCGCGCGGCGGCGGGGATGCCCGGACACCGGGCTCCGGGGCTGGGCCCCCGGCGGTAACCGGAGCGGGGGGGCCgcgccccccctcctccccccctcgCTGGTCCCAGAGCCGCAGCTGCTGCGCCCGCGCGCTCCCGGGGACATTCTGACCGCCGCCGGGTCCCGCCGCCTCTCGCCCCGCTGTTAATACCGGCGGCCCGGGAGTGGGGCGCAGCGTGCGCAGCGCAGCCATGGGGAAGCTGCTGGCCTTCGTGGTCGGCGCGGCACTGGGTGAGTGCACTGGAGGCGCGCGTGGCGGGGAGCACAGCCGGAGCACTGGCCGGGCGGCGGGATTCGCGCGCTGGACTCCCGGCCGCGGGCGAGGGCCGCCCTCACCCCATCCCCCGGCCCGGCTAAGCCCTCTTCAGAAGTTGTGCGCGCGGGCAGCGGGGTTCCGGAGGGCGCGGAGGTGCGGGTGGGCGCGAGTGGGCGGGGGCCGGGCTGGCATAGGTTGGTGGCTGCGGGCGCCCAGCCGGGGGCGAGGAAACGCGGAGTCAGCTGCTCCCGGAGCCCCGCAGGCTGCAATGTGACACCCACAGCCGCGGGAGGTGGGGgttggggcaggggtggaggcgGCGCCCGGAGATTGGGACGGAGAGACGGAGAGACTGGGAGAGATGGAGACGGAAGGAAGGGGCGAGAGACACAGAAGAACTCCTGAGCGCTCCGCTGGGAGACTGGGGAGGTGGAAGTAAGGGGGGAGCCAAGAGAGAGGGATGCAGAGTGtgcctgagagagagagattgaggagAGAGAGTTAAGAATCTGAGCGGTGGAGAGAGGAAAAACTTGAGCGAGGCAGAAAGAGATGGAGACACAGGTAGACACAGAAAGAGATGGAGTTTAAAAAGGACAGGGAGAGGTGGAGTGAGAGAGCGAGAGGCCGGGAGAGCGTGTCTGAGCCtgggaaaaggacacaaagtGGTGGGACCTTTAGAGAGACCcctaagagagagaaagagggggagacaAAGACAGAGGCGCTCAGGGAGATGGAAAGAGACAGCAGAGGAGGAGGGCAGAAAACGCCAAGATTAACAGCGGAAAGAATCAGGGACAAAGGAAAAGCCCAGGAGCTGGAGAGACATAGCATTAGCTAGTGAGCAGGAAGGAGGTGGCAGGTAAGAATGTGGAGGAGGGACTCAAAGGGACTGAAATCCGGTGAGGGtgaaaaggccctggggcaggaaagcGCTCAGAGAGTTTTGAGAAGCTAGTAGGAGGTGGGATTGGCTTCAGGAAGTGAGGAGCCTGGGAGCAGAGGGGGCTGAGGCAGAagttggggggggtggtggaCGACAGGAACTTATGGGActggggagcagggctggagTGTGGGTTTGCCCTGGTTCCCGTGCCCACCTCCTTCTCAGCCTTGCCTTCTCCCAACCCATTTCTCTGGGGCTGGCTGGTCTTAACAGAGCAATAATGGTAGAACTGACACTGCCACCTTGAACTTCTAACACAGCTGGAAATCTGGTCCCACCACCTACACGCTGCAGTATTTTGGGCAAGTGGCCTTCTGAAGAAGGGGTACTTGGGTAGCAAAGACTCTGAGCTACTGACCACAGTAACAGCCCTGTTGATTGGGGGtgtcctgtgtgccaggcccctTGCGACCTTACCTACCCTAAAGAACCTGCCCAGCAACCTCCAGAAGCAAAGACGATCGATTCCCTCACCATTCACagagggaaaccgaggctcagagaggatgaGGGACTTGCCAAGGGCACGTAGCAGGTGGCAGGGCCAGGCTCAGCATCTGGTTCTGGCCATTCCTGATCATTATTGAGGGAAAACAGATGGTTTCCGAGGGGCCCGAGAACAAACAGCCAGCGAGCCTGGCATTGCCAAGGGTGATGGGTGCCCTGGCTCGACCTGAGCCTGCTGTCCCTGCAGTGTCCTCAGCCTGGGGAGGCTGTGTGGAGGTGGACTCAGAGACCGAGGCCGTGTACGGGATGACCTTCAAAATTCTGTGCATCTCCTGCAAGCGCCGCAGCGAGACCACTGCCGAGACCTTCACGGAGTGGACCTTCCGCCAGAAGGGCACAGAGGAGTTTGTCAAGGTGTGTGGGAGCCTGGCAGGGTTGTGGAGGGTGGGCGTCTGTGTGGGAGTTGGCGGGGACAGGGTTCCGGTAggggttggttggttgtttgcaATAATGTGCTATTACTGATGACCTGGATGCAAATTCCAGCTCCACCATGACCgactggtgaccttgggcaagtcgttgagcctctctgaacctccgtTTCCGCCTCTGTAAAGATGGGGGGCAGGTGGTCTCTAGCTCTGAGGTTTGCGTGAGGATTGATTGAGTTCCTGCACCTGGCACATGGTTGGCACAAAATCAATGTCATTGCCATTATTTAGTACGAGCAAAAATGTCTCAGATGGTCGTCATAGAAGGAAACAGAACTTTTTGGACCTCCTTTTCGCTATGTGTATTTTGAATTACATATGAGGGGGCGCCGTAAACTTTGAGGGCCTGCTGGAGAATTGGGGTCTACAGCAGTCGGCATCagcctgcctctctccctgcctgGGGAGCGTGTCTGGGGGCCGGGGAAGAATGGTAGAGAATGCAGGCCAGGAAAGCCGCATGGGGGCTCGGGAGGGTAACTGAGGAACGCGTGtgtcagcatgtgtgtgtgtcagggccCGGGACAGAATAGAGGTCTTGGTGGGGGACGTGGCCCAGCGGTGACcccgccccccctgccccccagatccTGCGCTATGAGAACGAGGTGCTGCAGCTGGAGGAGGATGAGCGCTTTGAGGGCCGCGTGGTGTGGAATGGCAGCCGGGGCACCAAGGACCTGCAGGACCTGTCCATCTTCATCACCAACGTCACCTACAACCACTCAGGCGACTACGAGTGCCATGTGTACCGCCTGCTCTTCTTTGACAACTACGAGCACAACACCAGCGTCGTCAAAAAGATCCACCTTGAGGTGGTGAACAAAGGTGAGTCCGGCCCACGGGCAGCCAGATGGAGGGACAGATGGCGAGTAGGGGACGGGTTGGCTCCGCGCCTGGGCAGCGGGGGCGGGGAGCAGCACCTCCTTCCTGGAGTCCAGCTCCGGCCTCCATTTCCCTTCAGCCACGGGGAGGTCACAGCGGGCCTGTCCCGTGGAAGTGCTGGGTGCAtaactcagctctgccacctgcgCTGTGTGACCTCCAGGCGGGTGCCTCCCTGTCTCTGAGCCGAAGGATCGTCCTGTAGCAAACAGGATGATAACAGTATCTGCCTCTCCTGGTGTTGTTGGAACCATTCTTATGTCCCAGGGAGGTGGTGAGGACTGAGCGAGATGCTGGGTGTCCGTTGCTGGCGTGTCTGTCACAGCAGGGCCTCAGCACACGGGGGCAATGGTGGTGGTGCGTCTGATTGTCAAGTAGCCTCAGCCCTGCCTCCCTCTGTCACGTGGGGCAGGAGATAGGAGAGTGTCACCTAGAGCGGTGCTCCTCATATTTTACTGTGTGCACGAACCACTTGGCAGTCTTGCTGATGTGTCAATCCTGACTTAGCAGATCTGGGTTGGGCCCAGGATTTCATCTCCAATAAGCTCTCAGGCGAGGCCAAGGCTGCAGGTCTGGGCCCACACCGAGCAGCAAAGATCTAAGGTGTTGTTGAACCATTTCATCATTTTGGCTTCAGCTGCCTTGAACCCCTTTCCTGAGCTATCTTCTGATTGGGTGTAAATTGGAATTTTCCAGGGCCCTGTGGCCCATTGGCTTAGAGAGTCAGGGAGGTATCCCAGACCTTGGGCCACCAAAGAGCAGGGCAAGTGAGTCCCGAGGGGCCTGCAGTGCACACACATCATCACGGGCAACGTGCATTGGCCCACCCTTCCCTGAGAGGGGTGCTGGTTTCAGCGCCTTACATGGAGTCCATCATTGaatcctcccacccaccctgtgGGTAGAGGCTCttcctatccccattttacagatggggaaatcgAGGCTCAGGGAGGTAAGATTACATGGCCAAGGTTGCAGAGCTGggacctggatttgaacccagccaaGCCCGTGTGACTGTTGTTTCTGTTCTTGGCATGATTCACTATACTCCGTCAGCCAGAGCCTGTGGGTTTCTTTtgataattaacatttttaagtgtattatCAAAGTGATCCAGCAGAATTCAATTCAGGAGACATGTCTGAGCGACTCTTTGGCATAGGGCACTATGCTGGGTGGGCAGTCGCCCATGGTTGTAGATGATGGAGCCCTGCCCGCGTGAGCTGGGGGGACAGCTGTAACACAGACACCCCAAATACTGTGGCTTAACAAAATCTCTGTCAGTCCTGTCTCTCAAATCTGTGTTGAGGTGAAGGGTCAGGCGGTGGGGAGGCTCCACGATGCCCTTCAGGCACCCAGGTTCTTTCCACCTTGCGGCTCAGCCCTTGCTCACAATGCCGTCCTCACCTGCATGGTGGAGGCTGGGCTCACGCACACCCGTGACCTAGTAGAGTCTCTGTTTTTTAACGTTATCTACCACATTATACTGCctcccagagcctgtgttcttttttttaaaaaaatatttatttatttatttggctgtgctgggtcttagttgtggcacgtgggatcttcgttgctgtgtgcaggatctttgctgcggcatgtgggttctttttttttagttgcggcatgtgggctcttagttgtggcatgagggatctagttccctgaccagggatggaacccgggccccctgcattgggagcacagagtcttaaccactggaccaccagggaagtcccccagagcctgtgttcttatATTTACATAATGTAGAACTCTTTCTGTTATCTTCCCAGAGCCTGTATTTTCTGCATCCTCCACCATACCCTAGTATTTTTTATCCACCACATTATGGTACTGCTTTTTTAACATTACTCACTGTAGTGtagtattttatattatattatatgctATACTGTTTCACATTACCAAACGTATAACTTTTAATCATAATCCATCATACCAGagtatttttaatgttatcaACCATATTATCACATTTTTATCGTTAGCCACCATGCTACAGTATTCTAAAATATTATCAATCCTATtgtagtatttaaaatttttacttggtATATATTCATCATCACCAATCAtactgtagtattttttttaaagaagattttgttttatatatcactAGCCATGAATTTGTCATTAGTTATTACGACCGCCaaaaaatatggaacacttcatgaatttgtgtgtcatccttgcacaggggccatgctaatctctgTGTCATTCCAGTTTTAGTACATGTACTGCCAAAGTGACAACATACTGTAgcattgatatattttttttaagtgtattttattttataaatttatttatttatttatttatttatttttggctgcgttgggtcttcattgccgtgcacgggcttcctctagttgtggcgggcaggggctactcttcgttgtggtgcatgggcttctcattgcagtggcttctcttgctgtggagcacgggctctaggcacacgggtttcagtagttgtggcacgtgggctcagtagttgtggctcgcgggctctagagcgcaggctcagtagttgtggtgcacgggcttagctgctccgcagcatgcggaatcttcttggaccagggctcgaacccgtgtcccctgcattggcaggcggattcttaaccactgcgccaccagggaagccccggcgtTGCTATTTTGAACATTACGTATCACTctacagtatttttttcattcCCCATGATACTATTGTAAGCATCACTGGCCTtgctatattcttttttattgtaatcCACTGTCTTACTGCAGTTTCAACATTACCCATCAGTCTGTATTGCCTCCTGGTAATGCTCCCTCAGCAATGAACTGAGTCATTTCCAAATGAGGGGCAGTGGGCGTTGGTGGTGAGACCTTCACTGACCTGGCAGGGGTGCAGAAGATGGTAGGAAGCACCTGGGggtcccccaccagggatggggCTGGCAGCTGGGGACAAGCGGGCTAATTCTATTTGGTCACACCCAGTATGAAGGGAGCAGGTGTTGAGGTGAAGCAGTCGCTGAGGCTGGCGAGACATCCGGCCTGCAAAGGTGCAGGCTGGGCTTCAGATCTGGGGGCTGCCTGTGTGGGCAGGCAGGGGAAGCTCTCAGAAGATTGGGGGTTTTTGAAGAAATCAGAGGTCTCCCTAGAGAAGGTGGCTCTTCCCCTCAGTGTGACCCCtctgcctcagttcctcatctgtaaagtggaggagTCCCACCTCCTGAGATGTCTGTGTGGGTCCATGGAGACGGCACTGGACATATCCCAGCCATTTCCAAGTCTCTCTTTGGCTGGGGAAGCTTTCCAGAGCAGATAAGAGCTCGGACCCTACAGTCGGTTACACTTAgggttgaatcctggctctgagtGCAGTCCTGGCTGTGCATCCTTGCCCAGCActttgccctctctgggcctcagtgacCTTGTCCTGCAAATGGGCTACAGAGCCATACCTGTCACTATCCTAATCTGATTGGGAGAGCAGGAGATACCAGATTACCTAAATCCGTTTGGGCATTGAGTTCCAGGGGCAGGGGTGAGAATTCCGATGATTGAGCTTTATCCAACATGTATTCAACTCAGTGTGCTTCCGGACCTCAGCTGACGTGGGAATCCTGGACTGTCTCTATCCTTGGGGTTGTTTCAAAGAGTCAGAGAGATGCTCAGATAAAGaatttagcacagagcctggctgaGAGCATGCGTTCACTGCATGGGACGCATTCGTGGTATCTTTGGAGTGAAAGAACGAACAAACAGACAGTTGCGGTGTGGAACCCTGTCCCCAGCTCCTCCTGCAGGCAAGCAGGGGAGAAGCATCCAGCCCTGCACCCCCCTTCCCTGTGGTCCACAAAGCATTGGTGCCATCTGCACCGGGTGTAGCAGCAGAAAGTGCCCACTCCCAGGGGAGGAAGACCACGTGGGAACAGATCCTGACCACCCAGAAGGAGGGGGCCAGGGATGCGGAGTGGACACCTGTGAAATCCGGCCGAGGACGCCACAGTGGCCTTCCGCTCTGGTCCCCTGGCTGAACGCGCTCCCTTTACAGTTTAAATTTAGGCTCAGTGAAAGGAAGCTGGTGTTGGCAAGAGCCAGGGCTGCGGAAAGGATAGAGGGTTTCCAGAAAACGTCAGCGAATAGCCAACACTTAACACAGTGCTGACTGTGGGCACATCCACGCATGTTACAGATGTTAACTTGTTTTCTCTTCCCAGCAACCCTGTGAGAAGGCATGAGTattatcatccttattttacaggagaatagaggcccagagaggtggagtcttttgcctgaggtcacacagctagtaagaggcagagaTAATTGAACCCTGACAGTCTGGTCTCAGAGCCCCTGCTCTTAACTACTGTGCTGTACTGCcccaataataacagtaataatattaataatagtaaacATGTATCAAATGCTATGTATATGTCAAGTACTATTCTAAGGATTTTTAGAGcttgtttaattctcacaacactcCCATGAAAGAGATATTGTGattatcaacttttttttaaatcattttttgttgttgttatttttatttggggatttcattttatttatttattcttggctgcgtggggtctttgttgctgcgtgcaggctttctctagttgcggcgagtgggggctactcttcgttgcggtgcgtgggctcctcgttgcagtggcttctctcattgcggagcacaggctctaggcgcacgggcttcagtagttgtggctcgcgggctctagattgcagactcagtagttgtggcacgtgggcttagttgctccgcgtcatgtgggatcttcctgcagcagggatcgaacccgtgtcccctgtattggcaggcggattcttaatgactgcaccaccagggaagccctccactttttatagatggggaaactgagacccagagaagttgagtcacttgcccaaggtcacacagctggcaagtggtagagccaggatttgaaccttaGTCTTCTCCTTGTAGAGCTACAACTCTTGGGCACCTACAACCACCTGAATGACACAGAGGCACTCTCGAGTTACACAGGGAGGCAGGTTGAGGGCGATCCCGAAGCCCGTCCAAAGCTGGTTATTGAGAATCACAGTAACAACGATAACTCTAGGGAAGCAGCCTGGCCTCATTTGCAGACCAGGACCAGGGAGGTCAAGCCACTTGCCCAAGCTTGCACAGCAAGCTCAAGGCACACTCAGGCTGCCACCTGACCCTGCCTGACCCCTGCAGCCAACAGAGACATGGCGTCCATCGTGTCTGAGATCATGATGTACTTGCTCATCGTGGTGTTGACTATATGGCTCGTGGCAGAGATGGTTTACTGCTACAAGAAGATCGCCGCTGCCACGGAGGCTGCTGCACAAGAGAACGCGTGAGTGGGGTCGCTGAGGAGGGGGAGAGGCGGCCCAGGACAGCCAGCGCTTCCCGGAGGGGAGCATGAGCTGagcggggaggtgggcaggggagcAGCCCAGGGCGCCATCTGCCAGTCCTCCCCAGAGGGGACCATTTGGTGTCAGAGATGGGATGaggtcccagcccctccctgctcaGACTCTCAGCCCCCACTTCTGTCAGGACCCAGGGTTCAGGCCCAGCATCCTCTGCCCCAAAGATACAGGACTCCAGGCCCTAGCCCTTTTCCCCCCCAGGACCCAGGAATCTGAACCCCCCCCCCCAGTCCCTGCTCCCTCAGACTCAGACTCCAGGCCCTCAACCCCTTTCCCCGCTAGAACCCAGGAGTCTAACCCCCCAGATACCTCCTCCCTCACATTGAGGACTCCAAGCCCCAGCCTGGGCTTCTTTTGGATCCCTGggatccagccagccagccccctCTTCTCTCCGACTGGAGCCCTATGCACCTGGGACAGAGACCTCAACCCTCCTTGGCCTCCGGGGGGTGGGCCAGACTGACGGCGGGGTTGCTGTACCCCTGACCTTTGCCCCCACAGCTCGGAATACCTGGCCATCACCTCAGAAAGCAAAGAGAACTGTACGGGCGTCCAGGTGGCCGAATAGCCCCGGTAAGGTGgctgggcgggcaggggctggagggccTGGGAGGTGTCAGCCATTAGGTGCCTGAT
This region of Balaenoptera acutorostrata chromosome 19, mBalAcu1.1, whole genome shotgun sequence genomic DNA includes:
- the SCN1B gene encoding sodium channel subunit beta-1 isoform X1, whose protein sequence is MGKLLAFVVGAALVSSAWGGCVEVDSETEAVYGMTFKILCISCKRRSETTAETFTEWTFRQKGTEEFVKILRYENEVLQLEEDERFEGRVVWNGSRGTKDLQDLSIFITNVTYNHSGDYECHVYRLLFFDNYEHNTSVVKKIHLEVVNKANRDMASIVSEIMMYLLIVVLTIWLVAEMVYCYKKIAAATEAAAQENASEYLAITSESKENCTGVQVAE
- the SCN1B gene encoding sodium channel subunit beta-1 isoform X2, with protein sequence MSSAWGGCVEVDSETEAVYGMTFKILCISCKRRSETTAETFTEWTFRQKGTEEFVKILRYENEVLQLEEDERFEGRVVWNGSRGTKDLQDLSIFITNVTYNHSGDYECHVYRLLFFDNYEHNTSVVKKIHLEVVNKANRDMASIVSEIMMYLLIVVLTIWLVAEMVYCYKKIAAATEAAAQENASEYLAITSESKENCTGVQVAE
- the SCN1B gene encoding sodium channel subunit beta-1 isoform X3, which encodes MTFKILCISCKRRSETTAETFTEWTFRQKGTEEFVKILRYENEVLQLEEDERFEGRVVWNGSRGTKDLQDLSIFITNVTYNHSGDYECHVYRLLFFDNYEHNTSVVKKIHLEVVNKANRDMASIVSEIMMYLLIVVLTIWLVAEMVYCYKKIAAATEAAAQENASEYLAITSESKENCTGVQVAE